One segment of Ignavibacteria bacterium DNA contains the following:
- a CDS encoding DNA translocase FtsK 4TM domain-containing protein, producing MTGKVRSRKRNYKTNSVKRRSSNNDEFRISENFKIRLIGFLLLLLGLLTVIAVLAYSKSDSQTLMRFSFFDMFRKETYTSIFKISNPLGVAGAVIANFAIDNLFGYFTVLIPATMIIIGYSLLRRISLFKPITISAYLILLMLLLSASAGLIRFIAGTDSVSAAYCGAAGNYLSSIFYFTIGGIGSSVLFLILIALLIMLLVDGNILRSLARLKIFWDKIKENFSKEKDILNTVKNEKLAAKESKESKGEDGISAAIVKERERIKKLKGNQNAESELIKDTEINRPASVITSSGDDSMIIPGGLPETDIKINDASLKKKKKKLDDLLIKTPKKEEVSETDINPENSNELDGLENMQEDDFVEEKLENYKYPQLDILENPTRDEIETISDEELKHNGKLLQEKLLKFGIEIKSVAATPGPVVTLYELIPAPEVKLSKIESLQDDIALAMKARGIRMIIPIPGKGTVGVEIPNSKSQMVRVKEVLSSSKFKESTKKLTVAFGKTIDGDIYVDDLSKMPHVLIAGATGSGKSVGINTIIASLLYKLHPSDLKFILIDPKKIELSLYSKLRNHFIATSNDINESIVTSSNNAVSILKSVEMEMEQRYDKLANAGVRNIDSYNEKYSEGKLKNNEVIRHKKMPYIIVIIDELADLMITAKRDIEDPIARIAQMARAVGIHLIVATQRPSVDVITGVIKANFPVRIAYQVASRVDSRTILDIGGADQLLRNGDMLYMSSSTPKPIRIQNAYISTEECEKIVEFISQQKGYTKPYLLPSVVNKRGKGGSYNNDIWDEMFPDAARLILKLQNCSTSTLQRRLKLGYARAARIVDQMEEAGIVGPNQGAKGREILVTEDELEEILQGL from the coding sequence ATGACCGGCAAAGTCAGATCAAGGAAACGTAATTATAAAACTAATTCCGTAAAAAGAAGGAGTTCTAATAATGATGAATTCAGAATATCGGAAAACTTCAAGATTCGTCTTATTGGATTTCTGCTTTTATTGCTCGGTCTGCTAACAGTTATTGCTGTTTTGGCATATTCAAAATCCGACTCGCAGACTCTTATGCGCTTTTCGTTCTTCGACATGTTCAGGAAAGAAACATACACATCAATTTTTAAAATTTCTAATCCCCTTGGTGTTGCAGGTGCCGTAATTGCTAACTTCGCAATCGATAATCTCTTCGGTTACTTTACCGTCTTGATTCCGGCTACTATGATTATCATCGGGTATTCCCTCTTACGTAGAATCAGTCTTTTCAAACCAATAACAATCTCTGCTTACTTAATCCTTTTGATGTTGCTGCTTTCTGCATCAGCAGGTCTGATAAGGTTTATAGCTGGCACTGATTCAGTTTCAGCTGCTTATTGCGGAGCCGCAGGCAATTATCTGTCTTCAATATTCTATTTTACTATCGGTGGTATTGGTTCTTCTGTGTTATTCCTGATTTTAATTGCTTTGCTCATTATGCTTCTCGTTGATGGAAATATCCTCAGGTCGCTCGCAAGACTCAAAATTTTCTGGGATAAAATTAAAGAAAACTTCTCAAAGGAAAAAGATATTCTTAATACCGTCAAAAATGAAAAACTGGCTGCTAAAGAATCTAAAGAATCAAAAGGTGAAGATGGTATCAGTGCTGCTATAGTCAAAGAAAGAGAAAGAATTAAAAAACTGAAAGGGAATCAAAACGCTGAAAGTGAGCTTATTAAAGATACTGAAATCAATAGACCGGCTTCTGTCATAACTAGTTCTGGCGATGATTCAATGATAATTCCGGGCGGACTTCCTGAAACGGATATTAAAATCAATGATGCCTCTTTAAAGAAAAAGAAGAAGAAATTAGATGATTTGTTAATAAAAACCCCCAAGAAAGAAGAAGTTTCGGAAACCGATATCAATCCTGAGAACTCAAATGAACTTGATGGTCTCGAAAACATGCAGGAAGATGACTTTGTTGAAGAGAAGCTTGAAAACTATAAATACCCTCAGCTCGATATTCTCGAAAATCCAACCAGAGATGAAATTGAAACTATTTCTGATGAAGAGTTAAAGCACAATGGCAAACTGCTTCAGGAAAAGCTTCTAAAGTTTGGCATCGAAATAAAAAGCGTTGCTGCTACACCCGGTCCCGTTGTTACTCTTTATGAACTCATACCTGCTCCTGAGGTTAAACTCTCAAAAATAGAATCACTACAGGATGATATTGCCCTTGCCATGAAAGCAAGAGGTATCAGAATGATTATACCAATACCCGGGAAAGGTACTGTAGGCGTTGAAATACCTAACAGTAAGTCACAAATGGTCAGGGTAAAAGAAGTATTATCATCGTCCAAGTTTAAAGAAAGTACAAAGAAGCTTACCGTTGCATTCGGCAAAACTATCGACGGTGATATTTATGTTGATGACCTCTCAAAGATGCCCCATGTTCTTATCGCAGGTGCTACTGGTTCTGGTAAAAGCGTCGGTATAAATACTATCATAGCTTCATTGCTCTATAAATTGCATCCCTCGGACCTGAAGTTTATTCTCATCGATCCTAAAAAGATAGAACTTAGTTTGTATTCTAAACTCAGAAACCATTTCATCGCAACTTCAAACGATATAAACGAAAGTATTGTGACAAGCTCGAACAATGCTGTTTCCATCCTGAAAAGTGTTGAAATGGAAATGGAACAGCGTTATGATAAACTCGCAAACGCAGGTGTAAGAAACATCGATTCTTATAACGAAAAGTATTCCGAAGGTAAACTCAAAAACAATGAGGTTATTCGTCACAAAAAAATGCCATACATTATTGTTATTATCGATGAACTGGCAGATTTAATGATTACCGCCAAAAGAGATATTGAAGATCCAATTGCCCGTATTGCCCAGATGGCTCGTGCTGTCGGAATTCATCTTATTGTAGCTACACAAAGACCATCGGTTGATGTTATAACAGGTGTTATTAAGGCGAATTTTCCTGTCCGGATTGCCTATCAGGTGGCATCACGTGTTGACTCAAGGACAATTCTTGATATTGGAGGTGCCGACCAGTTATTAAGAAATGGTGATATGCTCTATATGTCTTCTTCAACTCCAAAACCAATCAGAATACAAAACGCCTACATTTCAACAGAAGAATGCGAAAAGATTGTCGAATTTATTTCTCAGCAAAAAGGTTATACCAAACCCTACTTGCTGCCTTCTGTAGTAAATAAAAGAGGTAAAGGCGGTTCTTACAATAATGATATATGGGATGAAATGTTCCCTGACGCTGCACGTTTAATTCTTAAACTGCAAAACTGCTCAACATCCACTCTCCAGAGAAGATTAAAACTTGGTTATGCAAGGGCTGCCCGAATTGTTGACCAAATGGAAGAAGCAGGAATTGTCGGTCCAAATCAGGGTGCTAAAGGACGTGAAATTCTTGTGACTGAAGATGAACTCGAAGAAATTCTTCAAGGTCTTTAA
- the fsa gene encoding fructose-6-phosphate aldolase — MKIFIDTANLNEIKEAADMGLLDGVTTNPSLVAKEGHKDFKSMLEKICSIVDGDISAEVVSTDYDGIVKEGRELAKIHKNIVIKVPLIKEGLKAVKTLSGEGIKTNVTLCFSPSQAFLAAKAGAYLVSPFVGRLDDISFNGMELISQIRQIYDNYDYQTQILVASVRHPIHFVESCMIGADVCTMPFKVIEQLAKHPLTDIGLEKFLADWKKLNK; from the coding sequence ATGAAAATCTTCATTGATACAGCTAATCTTAATGAGATTAAAGAAGCGGCTGATATGGGTCTGCTTGATGGTGTTACCACTAATCCTTCTCTCGTTGCTAAGGAGGGTCATAAGGATTTTAAATCAATGCTCGAAAAAATCTGTTCAATCGTCGACGGAGATATTAGTGCCGAGGTGGTTTCCACCGATTACGACGGTATTGTCAAAGAGGGTAGGGAACTCGCCAAAATTCATAAAAATATTGTTATTAAGGTCCCGCTTATTAAAGAGGGGCTCAAAGCTGTTAAAACTTTATCGGGTGAAGGTATTAAAACAAACGTTACTCTTTGCTTCTCGCCTTCTCAGGCTTTCCTTGCCGCAAAAGCAGGTGCGTATCTCGTAAGTCCGTTTGTTGGCAGACTCGATGATATTTCCTTCAATGGTATGGAACTTATTTCTCAGATTAGACAGATTTATGATAACTATGACTATCAGACTCAGATTCTAGTTGCCTCTGTTAGGCATCCAATTCATTTCGTCGAATCTTGTATGATCGGAGCTGATGTCTGCACTATGCCGTTCAAAGTTATTGAGCAGCTTGCAAAACATCCTCTGACTGATATCGGTCTCGAGAAGTTTCTCGCTGACTGGAAAAAACTTAATAAATAA
- the deoC gene encoding deoxyribose-phosphate aldolase, with protein sequence MSKFKEIIGSDSDIKKNAEISAKNEEISKDIKVYAKKCVSFIDLTTLEGSDTFEKVGSLCDKGMKPSVIPGLSCAAICIYPRFISFTKNKLKGSGLKTASVATSFPSGQVPLDLKLQEVKYCIEQGAEEIDMVMSRGEFLSGNYGFVKDEIKQIKGLCNSSKHPVHLKVILETGELKTNENIYNASVLAIEAGANFIKTSTGKISPAATIESAYVMLNAINEHYENTSIRVGFKPAGGIRTTKEVLQYVSLVKNIVGNEWLKPELFRIGASSLLDNLLKDID encoded by the coding sequence ATGAGTAAGTTTAAAGAAATAATTGGTTCGGATTCCGATATTAAAAAAAATGCTGAAATTTCTGCAAAGAATGAAGAAATCTCAAAAGACATAAAAGTCTATGCAAAAAAATGTGTATCATTTATAGATTTAACTACATTAGAGGGCTCGGATACTTTTGAGAAAGTCGGAAGCTTATGCGATAAAGGAATGAAGCCTTCAGTTATACCAGGATTATCCTGTGCAGCTATATGCATATATCCGAGGTTTATAAGTTTTACAAAGAACAAACTTAAAGGTTCAGGACTGAAGACTGCATCAGTAGCTACTTCTTTTCCTTCAGGGCAGGTACCATTGGATTTAAAGTTACAGGAAGTAAAATACTGTATAGAGCAGGGCGCTGAAGAAATAGACATGGTTATGTCAAGAGGTGAGTTTCTATCGGGTAACTATGGATTTGTTAAGGATGAAATAAAACAAATTAAAGGATTATGCAATTCGAGTAAACATCCTGTACATTTGAAAGTAATCCTTGAGACGGGAGAACTTAAAACCAACGAGAATATTTACAATGCAAGTGTATTAGCAATAGAAGCGGGAGCTAATTTTATAAAAACATCTACAGGAAAAATAAGTCCTGCCGCTACGATAGAATCTGCATACGTGATGCTCAATGCTATTAATGAACATTATGAGAATACGAGTATAAGGGTAGGCTTTAAACCAGCAGGAGGAATAAGAACAACAAAGGAAGTCTTGCAGTATGTATCTCTGGTAAAGAATATTGTTGGGAATGAATGGCTAAAACCTGAACTATTCAGGATAGGAGCATCTTCTTTATTGGATAATTTATTGAAGGATATAGATTAA
- a CDS encoding T9SS type A sorting domain-containing protein, with protein sequence MKKLIFLLTLTLLIFSASTAQNIPFTNTIRIYDLDTGGVMRFYKIPLPQEGYKNFYVQRSGYASPPYVYDMRLGNVYKYIYSLNGFSDTAHYWRFHNSWSFQYGYYIGYLLDVAFSRQDTNLFIYAYRGANWEPADFTAISFNNGLTTNEFIPGSLLNWCGGMAIDPVNDSIMYVGYSAQFMVGNVHKTTNRGANWFCTDTIPEGIYYSRFFINTFNRNTIFARLYSTLYRSTTGGTDFQLIRTGIPNVQIYFDDSENAIYMCNTSAEGLLKSTNNGTNWTVLMNKAVNDIEFDPLNNNVIYAGCDDGLYKSSNKGNTWSIYNNTFSPDLNVRGIVKNPNTGDTLYVSTNKAVYKVFGKSVADTSVTNYFPMAVGNIYVYEESSIYPPFTSRSKVSITKDSMVDGQRYYHFSPSLPGFNQYGNWYRVNSATGVVTALANNYTYNYLVNERYVDSLGSKKGDNLLKCGQNLSQCYDTTNFSVFGIPTKQKTFKEDGLMIIYRTYSKNFGVTQVTTWEITSSTTNLVGCRLNGITYGDTLLTGAESISSEVPDSYSLGQNFPNPFNPRTVISFQLPAVSDVMIKVYDVQGRELQTLVNEKINPGTYETTFDGSNYSSGVYFYKLQTKNFTETKRMLLLK encoded by the coding sequence ATGAAAAAGTTAATTTTCCTCTTAACTTTGACGTTGCTGATTTTTTCAGCAAGTACCGCACAAAATATTCCTTTCACGAATACAATCCGAATATATGACCTTGATACGGGGGGAGTTATGAGGTTTTACAAGATACCGCTGCCGCAAGAGGGGTACAAGAATTTTTATGTACAGAGGAGCGGTTATGCCAGCCCACCATATGTATATGATATGAGACTTGGGAATGTTTACAAATATATTTATTCTCTTAATGGTTTTTCAGACACAGCGCATTACTGGAGATTTCATAACAGCTGGTCGTTTCAATATGGATATTATATTGGTTATTTGCTTGACGTTGCTTTTTCGAGACAGGATACAAATCTGTTCATATATGCATACAGAGGTGCAAACTGGGAGCCTGCAGATTTCACGGCTATCAGCTTTAATAACGGACTGACCACTAATGAATTCATACCCGGGTCTTTATTGAACTGGTGCGGAGGTATGGCAATTGACCCCGTTAATGATTCAATAATGTATGTTGGTTACAGCGCACAATTTATGGTCGGAAATGTACACAAGACAACTAACCGCGGAGCTAACTGGTTTTGTACGGATACTATCCCAGAGGGCATTTACTATTCAAGATTTTTTATTAATACATTTAACCGCAATACAATATTTGCAAGATTATATTCAACTCTTTACAGGAGCACGACGGGAGGAACAGATTTTCAGTTAATAAGAACGGGGATTCCCAATGTACAGATATATTTTGATGACAGCGAGAATGCGATTTATATGTGCAACACATCGGCGGAGGGATTGCTGAAATCAACAAACAACGGAACGAACTGGACGGTGCTGATGAACAAAGCGGTTAATGATATTGAGTTTGATCCTTTGAACAACAATGTGATTTACGCGGGATGCGATGATGGGCTTTATAAATCGAGCAACAAGGGAAACACGTGGTCGATATACAACAATACATTCAGTCCTGATTTAAACGTTAGGGGAATAGTGAAGAATCCGAATACGGGCGATACGCTTTATGTTTCGACCAATAAGGCGGTTTATAAAGTATTCGGGAAGTCGGTTGCTGATACGAGTGTGACGAACTATTTTCCGATGGCGGTTGGGAATATTTATGTTTATGAAGAATCTTCTATATATCCCCCATTTACCTCAAGGTCAAAAGTCAGCATTACAAAAGATTCTATGGTTGACGGACAGAGATACTATCATTTTTCTCCGTCACTGCCCGGGTTCAATCAATACGGTAACTGGTACAGGGTAAACAGTGCGACGGGAGTGGTTACAGCGCTTGCGAACAATTACACCTACAACTATTTAGTTAACGAAAGGTATGTAGATTCGCTTGGCTCAAAGAAGGGCGATAATCTTTTGAAGTGCGGGCAAAATTTATCGCAATGTTACGACACGACAAATTTTTCGGTGTTCGGCATACCCACAAAACAGAAGACATTCAAAGAAGACGGATTAATGATTATTTACAGAACATATTCAAAGAATTTCGGGGTGACACAAGTGACTACCTGGGAAATTACGAGTTCAACTACAAATCTTGTAGGTTGCAGATTAAACGGGATTACGTACGGAGATACGCTACTGACGGGGGCGGAGAGCATATCGAGTGAAGTGCCTGATTCATATTCGCTGGGGCAGAATTTTCCGAATCCGTTTAATCCGAGAACAGTAATCAGCTTTCAGCTGCCAGCGGTCAGTGATGTTATGATAAAGGTTTATGATGTGCAGGGAAGAGAATTGCAGACGCTTGTGAATGAAAAAATAAATCCCGGGACGTATGAAACAACATTTGATGGCTCAAATTATTCAAGCGGGGTTTATTTTTATAAACTACAAACAAAGAATTTTACTGAAACAAAACGGATGTTATTGCTAAAATAG
- a CDS encoding T9SS type A sorting domain-containing protein: MRKLIGLILVVLFFCVINDTQGQTTFWDKTQRVTSGHVDKNPTFDSRKTINHELLFVSFLLFERHTPQGGSNICHLRFGYDSAFSTVGYITSDSNVINRNQKFAFKSTSWVADSITNAMAVWERVENSRVNIYGSTYSNGSWSMPYPIDTGAGNKRSPNISYNTQISSMNFYCVVYEKDGDIIFKNYESTTHQVLNATNLTETDTTICRNPRVNSVGMTQPLFIAYERQKPNGDFAIYYKKSESNYVFTGDTISTLGNNRNADFINGFNDISLAFETNYSGKWGVYEYRESNSNNTTLLQNSVTNYRNLKNYIYPMITNSPMQFYSMLTSYIGQRGNSTKIYSTIVLAPPMDSIIVGDSTSDCVMTMSTGVIRLGSWTGRSWVVYTKDSAGFSMLETAGKLIPLGDVRMTGSEIPESYSLEQNYPNPFNPRTVISFHLPAVSEVIIKIYDVRGREVQTLVNEKLNPGTYETTFDGSNYSSGVYFYQLMTEGFSETNKMFLVK, encoded by the coding sequence ATGAGAAAATTAATTGGGTTAATTTTGGTGGTTTTGTTTTTCTGTGTAATAAACGATACACAGGGACAGACGACATTCTGGGATAAGACGCAAAGAGTTACGAGCGGACATGTGGATAAGAATCCGACGTTTGACAGCAGAAAAACTATAAATCATGAATTGCTTTTTGTGTCATTCTTATTATTCGAGAGACACACGCCGCAGGGAGGTTCGAATATCTGTCATTTGAGATTCGGGTATGACAGCGCATTCAGCACAGTGGGGTATATTACAAGTGATTCGAACGTAATAAACAGGAATCAGAAATTTGCTTTTAAGTCAACATCCTGGGTTGCTGATTCAATCACAAATGCCATGGCTGTCTGGGAAAGAGTCGAGAACTCGAGAGTCAATATATACGGGAGTACATATTCGAACGGAAGCTGGTCAATGCCCTACCCTATTGATACAGGAGCAGGGAATAAAAGATCGCCAAACATTTCATACAACACACAAATATCGTCAATGAATTTTTATTGTGTTGTTTATGAAAAAGATGGTGATATAATATTTAAGAATTATGAGTCCACGACTCATCAAGTCCTGAACGCGACTAATCTCACTGAAACCGACACAACAATATGCAGGAATCCGAGAGTAAATTCTGTAGGCATGACACAACCATTATTTATAGCATACGAAAGACAAAAGCCTAACGGAGACTTTGCGATTTATTACAAGAAATCTGAAAGCAATTATGTGTTTACGGGAGATACGATTTCGACACTCGGAAATAACCGTAATGCAGATTTTATAAACGGATTTAATGATATATCTTTAGCATTTGAGACAAATTATTCCGGGAAGTGGGGCGTTTATGAATACCGAGAGAGTAATAGTAATAATACTACATTACTTCAGAATTCTGTAACGAATTACAGGAATTTAAAGAATTATATATATCCGATGATAACAAACTCGCCGATGCAGTTTTACTCTATGCTTACTTCTTATATTGGTCAAAGGGGAAATTCGACGAAAATCTATTCGACAATAGTATTAGCGCCTCCGATGGATTCAATTATTGTTGGTGATTCGACATCGGATTGTGTAATGACGATGAGTACAGGAGTGATAAGACTCGGTTCATGGACTGGAAGGTCATGGGTGGTTTATACGAAGGATTCTGCGGGATTTTCGATGCTTGAAACTGCGGGGAAATTAATTCCGTTAGGTGATGTGAGGATGACAGGCAGTGAGATACCCGAGAGTTATTCACTGGAGCAGAATTATCCGAATCCGTTTAATCCGAGAACAGTAATCAGCTTTCATCTGCCAGCGGTCAGTGAGGTGATAATAAAGATATATGATGTAAGAGGAAGAGAGGTTCAGACGCTGGTGAATGAAAAACTGAATCCCGGAACGTATGAAACAACATTTGATGGTTCAAATTATTCAAGCGGGGTGTATTTTTATCAACTGATGACGGAAGGGTTTTCAGAAACAAATAAAATGTTTTTGGTAAAATAA
- a CDS encoding 2-phosphosulfolactate phosphatase has product MININVSLSQFLITDDLALKDKNVVIIDILRASSTILTALTNGAKEIIPAENASVAARISKGLGNSILCGERNGKVIEGFKYGNSPFEYTPENVKGKSLIFSTTNGTVSIAKAKFAKSAVLACYLNLNAVIKYLSELNEDFVIVCSGKLNDFCIEDSVFAGLIISRLFDLNGKEKYNIFDTGYACYKLAKLLLYKTANPEPNRIYNIFKKSEHGKYLCSLGFEEDLKYCSIIDMFSGLPQIKNGIIKLKETFELEAKAKSKMKRVNISNKPGASKV; this is encoded by the coding sequence TTGATTAATATTAATGTTTCTCTTTCACAGTTTTTAATTACTGATGACCTTGCTCTAAAGGATAAAAATGTGGTAATCATCGATATACTTCGTGCTTCCTCTACTATCTTAACGGCACTCACTAACGGTGCTAAAGAAATTATCCCTGCTGAGAATGCTTCCGTTGCAGCAAGAATTTCCAAAGGGCTTGGTAATTCTATTTTGTGCGGTGAGCGTAACGGCAAGGTAATAGAGGGCTTTAAATACGGTAACTCACCCTTTGAATACACACCTGAAAATGTAAAAGGAAAATCATTAATATTTTCAACTACTAACGGCACGGTTTCTATAGCTAAAGCTAAGTTCGCTAAGTCTGCTGTTCTCGCTTGCTATCTGAATCTTAATGCTGTAATTAAATACCTTAGCGAACTTAACGAGGATTTTGTAATTGTTTGCTCAGGCAAACTTAACGATTTTTGTATCGAGGACTCAGTTTTTGCCGGTCTGATTATCTCAAGATTGTTTGATTTGAACGGAAAAGAAAAGTATAATATCTTCGATACCGGTTATGCTTGTTATAAACTTGCTAAACTCCTTCTCTATAAAACGGCTAATCCCGAACCAAATAGAATTTATAATATTTTCAAAAAGAGTGAACACGGAAAATATCTTTGTTCACTCGGTTTTGAAGAGGATTTAAAATATTGTTCCATTATCGATATGTTCTCTGGTTTGCCGCAAATTAAAAACGGCATCATTAAACTTAAAGAAACATTCGAGCTCGAAGCAAAAGCTAAATCTAAAATGAAAAGAGTCAACATAAGTAATAAACCGGGTGCCTCTAAAGTATGA
- a CDS encoding T9SS type A sorting domain-containing protein, translated as MKKIIYTLGFVIILNTTFLIQNCQSQWVLCNNGIPNPTYIRAFALFGGEMYMADGDTLYKTSNNGNLWTKTSLNKAVHSLAVSNTNIFAGTWADQGVWVSSNNGTNWTQTALNTGYVSSLFVVGSNIYAGTGSGLYISSNNGISWTQTFQSSVHLFATIGETLLGQYGSGGLYTSTNQGYNWSLLGLGGKSIQSFSMSGNTMYAGTNFNGLWISTNSGTTWIQSPFFGTNSTIYSVITSGNQVIATLDNPANVFYSNDQGQSWTSINEGIGTHLIVILYSANGYVFAGTGGYGTWRRQMSQFISIHNISTDIPSGYSLSQNYPNPFNPSTKIRFDIQKSEVGSQNSVVTLKIYDAMGREVQTLINERLQPGTYETTFDGSNYSSGVYFYKLQTKNFAETKRMLLLK; from the coding sequence ATGAAAAAAATAATTTATACATTAGGGTTTGTCATTATTTTGAATACTACATTCTTAATTCAGAATTGCCAAAGCCAGTGGGTTTTATGCAACAATGGAATCCCTAACCCTACATATATACGTGCTTTTGCACTGTTTGGTGGAGAAATGTATATGGCGGATGGTGATACATTGTATAAAACTTCAAACAATGGCAACCTTTGGACAAAGACTTCCTTGAATAAAGCAGTACATTCACTAGCTGTCAGTAATACAAATATTTTTGCAGGTACCTGGGCTGACCAGGGGGTTTGGGTTTCTTCAAACAATGGTACTAACTGGACTCAAACTGCTTTGAATACGGGATATGTGAGTTCTCTTTTTGTTGTAGGCAGTAATATTTATGCGGGTACGGGTTCAGGGCTGTATATTTCAAGTAATAACGGTATCAGCTGGACTCAGACCTTTCAAAGTTCAGTACATTTATTTGCAACAATCGGTGAAACGCTTCTTGGACAGTATGGCTCCGGCGGTTTATATACATCAACTAATCAGGGATACAACTGGTCTCTTCTCGGTTTAGGCGGAAAATCTATTCAGAGTTTCTCTATGAGCGGAAACACAATGTATGCAGGGACTAATTTTAATGGACTCTGGATTTCAACAAATTCGGGAACCACCTGGATTCAAAGCCCTTTCTTCGGTACCAACAGTACAATTTATTCTGTGATTACAAGCGGGAATCAGGTAATAGCAACTTTAGATAATCCAGCTAACGTATTTTATTCAAACGATCAAGGGCAAAGCTGGACATCAATTAATGAGGGGATAGGAACACATTTGATTGTAATATTATACAGTGCTAACGGGTACGTCTTTGCCGGTACAGGAGGATATGGTACCTGGCGTCGACAAATGTCACAATTCATAAGCATCCATAACATATCCACAGATATTCCTTCAGGATATTCATTATCACAAAACTATCCGAATCCGTTTAATCCTTCGACGAAGATAAGGTTCGATATTCAAAAGTCAGAAGTCGGAAGTCAGAATTCAGTAGTAACACTAAAAATTTACGATGCGATGGGCAGAGAAGTTCAAACACTTATAAACGAAAGACTTCAGCCCGGAACGTATGAAACAACATTTGATGGTTCAAATTATTCAAGCGGGGTTTATTTTTATAAACTTCAAACAAAGAATTTTGCTGAAACAAAACGGATGTTATTGCTGAAATGA
- the gcvT gene encoding glycine cleavage system aminomethyltransferase GcvT yields MKKTAFNELHKKYGAKLVEFAGYEMPIQYEGIIAEHKAVRNSVGVFDVSHMGEVEIHGKDAFAFVQKLTTNDVSQLFKGRIQYSSMCLPNGGIVDDLLVYHCGEYFMLVINASNIEKDIKWMKENVFGDVVIKDISDDTSLLAVQGQNSLKTLQKLTDTDLSKIEYYHFEPGKVAGQDVIISRTGYTGEKICFEIYSSSDVKKSEELWNAIFEAGKEFDIKPIGLGARDTLRLEYAFRLYGNDMDETTNPLEAGLGWITKLDVADFNGKDAMLKSKQEGLKRKLVGFIVDGKMVARHGQDVYKDGVKIGHVASGAPSPMLGKNIGMAYVTSDFSKNGTEIEIDVRGNKIKAVVTKTPFIS; encoded by the coding sequence ATGAAAAAGACAGCATTTAATGAGTTACACAAAAAGTACGGAGCTAAGCTAGTTGAATTCGCAGGTTATGAAATGCCTATTCAGTATGAGGGAATTATCGCTGAACATAAAGCTGTTAGAAATTCTGTCGGCGTCTTCGACGTTTCTCATATGGGCGAAGTAGAGATTCACGGTAAAGATGCTTTTGCGTTCGTCCAGAAACTTACTACCAACGATGTCTCTCAACTTTTCAAAGGTAGAATTCAGTATTCATCTATGTGCCTTCCAAATGGTGGTATAGTTGACGATTTGCTCGTTTATCACTGCGGAGAATATTTTATGCTCGTTATAAATGCATCCAATATTGAAAAAGATATTAAATGGATGAAAGAAAATGTCTTCGGTGATGTCGTTATTAAAGATATTTCTGATGATACTTCTTTGCTTGCAGTCCAGGGGCAAAATTCTCTGAAAACTCTGCAAAAACTTACTGATACTGACCTTTCAAAGATTGAATACTATCATTTTGAACCCGGCAAAGTAGCGGGGCAGGATGTTATCATTTCTCGCACTGGTTATACAGGCGAAAAGATTTGCTTTGAAATCTATTCCTCTTCCGATGTTAAGAAATCTGAAGAACTCTGGAATGCAATCTTCGAAGCAGGAAAGGAATTCGATATTAAACCAATTGGACTTGGTGCTCGTGATACTTTAAGGTTGGAATATGCTTTCAGACTCTATGGTAACGATATGGACGAAACTACTAATCCCCTCGAAGCTGGTCTCGGTTGGATAACCAAACTCGATGTAGCTGATTTCAACGGTAAGGACGCTATGCTGAAATCAAAACAGGAAGGTCTTAAAAGAAAACTCGTCGGCTTTATTGTAGACGGCAAAATGGTCGCAAGACACGGACAGGACGTCTATAAAGATGGTGTTAAAATTGGTCACGTTGCAAGCGGTGCTCCTTCTCCGATGTTAGGAAAGAATATCGGCATGGCTTATGTCACTTCTGATTTCTCTAAGAATGGTACCGAAATTGAAATAGATGTTCGCGGCAATAAAATAAAAGCTGTCGTAACTAAGACACCTTTTATTAGTTAA